In Anaerostipes hadrus ATCC 29173 = JCM 17467, a single genomic region encodes these proteins:
- a CDS encoding IS3 family transposase — protein MKEEHKEHNYPIAALCKLGNVSRAAYYKWLHREIPKSEQKNKFIADEIEKIHTDSPDKGYRRIRDDLERYHGIDVNDKRVLRICRKLNIKSTIKYSNNGCTRQAANPQYIAENILNREFTAKAPNEKWLTDVTEFHYYIGMEKHKVYLSAILDLYDRRIVSYVIRDKNNNALVFDTVDNALLRNPGAQPLFHSDRGFQYTNRTFHIKLVNAGITQSMSRVAKCIDNGPMEGFWGILKRERYYGKRFTDRDTLEKMIEDYIDYYNNKRLQRNLGILTPMEKHEIYLQAA, from the coding sequence ATCAAAGAAGAACACAAAGAACATAATTATCCAATCGCTGCACTTTGTAAACTTGGTAATGTTTCTAGAGCAGCTTATTATAAATGGCTACACAGAGAAATTCCTAAAAGTGAACAAAAGAATAAGTTTATTGCCGACGAGATAGAAAAGATTCATACAGACTCACCGGATAAAGGCTATCGAAGGATCAGAGATGATCTGGAACGATATCATGGTATTGATGTAAACGATAAACGTGTGCTACGCATTTGCCGTAAACTTAATATAAAATCAACTATCAAGTATTCTAACAACGGATGCACAAGACAGGCTGCAAACCCTCAGTATATAGCTGAAAACATACTTAATCGGGAGTTCACCGCCAAAGCACCAAATGAAAAATGGCTCACTGATGTGACAGAATTCCATTATTATATTGGGATGGAAAAGCATAAAGTTTATCTAAGTGCAATACTGGATCTATATGATAGACGAATTGTTTCGTATGTTATTCGTGATAAGAACAACAATGCTTTGGTGTTTGATACGGTAGATAATGCTTTACTTAGAAATCCTGGTGCGCAGCCACTGTTTCACAGTGACAGGGGATTCCAATATACGAACAGGACATTTCATATAAAACTTGTAAATGCTGGAATAACACAAAGCATGTCGCGAGTTGCTAAATGTATCGACAATGGACCAATGGAAGGCTTTTGGGGAATTCTGAAGAGAGAGCGATACTATGGAAAACGATTCACCGATAGAGATACTCTCGAAAAAATGATCGAAGATTATATAGATTACTACAACAATAAACGCTTGCAAAGGAATCTCGGAATTTTAACGCCAATGGAAAAACACGAAATTTACTTGCAAGCTGCATAA
- a CDS encoding helix-turn-helix domain-containing protein, which produces MSKRKVSVENKIYAVNLYLDGKESQQRIAHMFDVSLASVQQWIRNYESMGANAFTLKGNKKYSKELKQQAVLDYLAGYGSQDDICKKYGIRSKGKLQSWIKKYNGHEELKSSGTGGSIIMTKGRKTTFEERVEIVQYCIAHDRNYAQTAEQYQVSYQQARNYIVKYEAGGVEALRDNRGKRRRPDEMSELEKLRAEVKILKAEKERAEMEASFLKKLEEIERRRG; this is translated from the coding sequence ATGTCTAAAAGAAAAGTATCTGTTGAGAATAAGATATATGCTGTAAATCTATATCTGGATGGAAAAGAAAGCCAACAACGAATTGCCCATATGTTTGATGTAAGTCTCGCATCTGTCCAACAATGGATTCGAAACTATGAATCTATGGGAGCAAATGCATTTACATTGAAAGGGAATAAAAAATATTCCAAAGAATTGAAACAGCAAGCAGTCTTAGATTATTTAGCAGGCTATGGTTCTCAAGATGATATCTGCAAAAAATATGGAATCCGTTCAAAAGGTAAGTTACAATCTTGGATAAAGAAGTATAATGGTCATGAAGAATTAAAATCTTCTGGAACAGGAGGAAGCATTATCATGACCAAAGGAAGAAAAACCACTTTTGAAGAACGGGTTGAAATAGTACAGTATTGTATCGCACATGATCGTAATTATGCCCAAACAGCAGAACAATACCAGGTGTCCTATCAACAGGCTCGCAATTATATAGTCAAATATGAAGCTGGTGGAGTGGAAGCTTTAAGAGATAACCGTGGCAAACGAAGACGTCCCGATGAGATGAGTGAATTAGAAAAGCTGCGTGCTGAAGTTAAAATTTTAAAAGCAGAGAAAGAACGTGCTGAAATGGAGGCATCTTTTTTAAAAAAACTCGAAGAAATAGAGAGGAGGCGGGGCTAA
- the tnpA gene encoding IS200/IS605 family transposase, translating to MDINSLAHTKWNCKYHIVFAPKYRRKVAYGKMKQDIANILSMLCKRKSVEIVEAEICPDHVHMLVKIPPSLSVSSFVGYLKGKSTLMIFERHANLKYKYGNRHFWCRGYYVDTVGKNAKKIQEYIQNQLQNDLEYDQMTLKEYIAPFTGEPVKQNK from the coding sequence ATGGATATAAACAGTTTAGCACATACGAAATGGAATTGTAAGTATCATATTGTTTTTGCACCAAAATATAGAAGAAAAGTAGCGTATGGGAAGATGAAACAGGATATTGCGAATATTTTAAGTATGCTATGCAAAAGAAAAAGTGTAGAAATAGTAGAGGCAGAGATATGCCCAGACCATGTGCATATGCTTGTAAAGATACCACCAAGTTTAAGTGTTTCAAGTTTTGTAGGGTATTTGAAAGGAAAAAGTACACTTATGATCTTCGAACGCCATGCAAATTTAAAATACAAATATGGAAATCGCCATTTCTGGTGCAGAGGATATTACGTAGATACTGTAGGGAAAAATGCAAAGAAGATACAAGAATATATTCAAAATCAGTTACAAAATGATTTAGAGTATGATCAGATGACATTAAAAGAGTATATTGCCCCGTTTACGGGTGAGCCAGTAAAGCAAAATAAATAA
- a CDS encoding CDP-alcohol phosphatidyltransferase family protein, with the protein MQSEVNQEENLNRIITVPNLLSFFRLCLIPVIIWSYCVKKNPLLAGEILLLSGLTDLADGYIARRFHRISNLGKILDPVADKLTQAATLICLFTRFPHVLLLIVIMAGKELYMVVSGCLVIRKTGKVHGADWHGKIVTFLLYGTAAVHIIWFHITPMVSDLLIGLCAIMMAISVALYIIQNTRTLKGETV; encoded by the coding sequence ATGCAGAGTGAAGTGAATCAGGAAGAAAATTTGAATAGAATTATTACGGTTCCTAATCTTCTTTCTTTTTTTCGGCTTTGTCTGATTCCGGTAATTATATGGAGTTATTGTGTAAAGAAAAATCCTCTGTTAGCTGGTGAAATCTTATTGCTGTCTGGTCTTACGGATCTTGCTGATGGATATATCGCAAGAAGATTCCATAGGATTAGTAATTTAGGAAAAATACTTGATCCGGTGGCTGATAAGCTGACACAGGCAGCGACGTTAATCTGTCTGTTTACTCGTTTTCCGCATGTGCTTCTTTTAATCGTAATAATGGCAGGTAAGGAGCTGTATATGGTAGTCAGTGGATGTCTTGTGATACGAAAGACAGGAAAAGTACATGGTGCAGACTGGCATGGAAAGATAGTAACTTTTTTATTATATGGAACTGCAGCGGTGCATATTATATGGTTCCACATTACACCGATGGTATCAGATCTGTTGATTGGTTTGTGCGCTATAATGATGGCCATATCGGTCGCTCTGTATATTATCCAGAATACCAGGACTCTTAAGGGAGAGACTGTATAA
- a CDS encoding FUSC family protein produces the protein MTFYQELQLNQAGSKNLLKKSETLKEKLYHIWVYLVKVAVTMAFCFFFVSIFSILFGNENSIVGVVVLLCLMVFRNADLGIHTGQSMMLLALFFVIMTVCPHLANQFSPVLGMLLNIAALAVLILFGCHNPFMFNQSTLVLGYLLLYGYDVTGKSYQMRLVGMALGAALTCFVFYRNHKNRTYKRNLKDLIQEFDITSSRTKWQICQILCVPIVLCIAELCNMPRAMWAGIAAMSAILPFMEDMHYRVRKRIVGNIAGVICFTVLYFLLPSSIYAYIGILGGIGVGFSAQYGWQAVFNTFGALAIAAETYGLQGAVSLRVIQNVFGVVFALAFCVIFYWFMSKKKESEVTVHAE, from the coding sequence ATGACATTTTATCAGGAGTTGCAGTTAAATCAGGCAGGTTCTAAAAACCTGTTGAAAAAGAGTGAAACACTAAAAGAAAAATTATATCATATATGGGTATATCTGGTGAAGGTAGCTGTTACAATGGCATTTTGTTTTTTCTTTGTTAGTATTTTCAGCATCCTATTTGGAAATGAGAACAGCATTGTAGGTGTAGTAGTCTTATTATGTCTCATGGTGTTTAGAAATGCGGATCTGGGGATCCACACCGGACAATCTATGATGCTTTTGGCTTTGTTCTTTGTAATTATGACTGTATGTCCGCATTTAGCAAATCAGTTTTCACCGGTATTGGGAATGCTGTTAAATATTGCGGCACTGGCTGTGTTGATTCTGTTCGGATGCCATAATCCATTCATGTTTAATCAATCTACATTGGTTCTTGGGTATCTGCTGCTATATGGTTATGATGTTACAGGAAAAAGCTATCAGATGCGATTAGTCGGAATGGCTTTAGGTGCAGCACTTACCTGTTTCGTATTTTATCGAAATCATAAAAACAGAACTTATAAAAGAAATCTGAAAGATCTAATACAAGAATTTGATATCACTTCTTCCAGAACAAAATGGCAGATATGTCAGATTTTATGCGTACCGATTGTCCTTTGCATTGCAGAACTTTGTAATATGCCACGTGCAATGTGGGCTGGTATTGCGGCCATGTCCGCGATTTTGCCGTTTATGGAAGATATGCACTACAGAGTCCGTAAAAGGATTGTCGGAAATATTGCAGGTGTTATATGTTTTACAGTATTATATTTTCTGCTTCCTTCGTCAATCTATGCATATATAGGAATTCTTGGTGGAATCGGTGTAGGATTTTCAGCACAATATGGCTGGCAGGCAGTATTTAACACATTTGGTGCTTTAGCCATTGCTGCAGAGACTTATGGACTACAAGGAGCGGTTAGTCTTAGAGTGATTCAAAATGTTTTTGGTGTTGTGTTTGCTTTAGCATTTTGTGTTATATTTTATTGGTTTATGTCTAAAAAAAAGGAAAGTGAGGTGACCGTACATGCAGAGTGA